One stretch of Bordetella avium DNA includes these proteins:
- the kynB gene encoding arylformamidase, whose amino-acid sequence MKRLWDISPPISSQSPIFPGDTPYRQQWKWQLSPECPVNVSEITMSPHIGAHADAPLHYANGAAAAGCLPLEPFLGPCRVIHALDCGPLILPEHLAHAADDMPERVLVRTAQHAAVHWWTDDFSAYAPQTIEWLASLGVRLIGIDTPSIDPATSKTLDSHHVILRRDIRVLENLVLDTVEPGDYELIALPLALVQADASPVRAVLRELG is encoded by the coding sequence ATGAAGCGCCTTTGGGACATTTCGCCGCCGATTTCAAGCCAGTCGCCCATTTTTCCGGGCGATACGCCCTATCGTCAGCAATGGAAATGGCAACTCTCGCCCGAATGTCCGGTCAATGTCAGTGAAATCACCATGTCGCCCCATATCGGCGCTCATGCCGATGCCCCGCTGCATTATGCCAACGGTGCGGCGGCGGCCGGCTGCCTGCCGCTGGAACCTTTCCTGGGCCCCTGCCGCGTTATTCATGCGCTCGACTGCGGCCCCTTGATCCTGCCCGAGCACCTGGCTCACGCAGCCGATGATATGCCCGAGCGTGTGCTGGTACGGACAGCGCAGCACGCGGCTGTCCATTGGTGGACGGATGATTTCTCGGCCTACGCCCCGCAAACCATCGAATGGCTGGCAAGCCTCGGGGTCCGCCTGATCGGCATCGATACGCCCAGCATCGACCCCGCCACCAGCAAAACCCTGGACAGCCACCACGTCATTCTGCGGCGCGATATCCGCGTTCTGGAAAACCTGGTGCTCGACACGGTCGAGCCGGGCGACTACGAATTGATCGCCCTGCCGCTCGCGCTGGTTCAGGCTGATGCCAGTCCGGTGCGCGCCGTGTTGCGCGAACTGGGCTGA
- the radC gene encoding RadC family protein, which yields MNLPDTLLPCQRPRERLLRLGAPLLNDAELLALCLRTGRHGCNALELAQRLLTRHGGLRGIFALSAQELCTEPGLGVAKACSLLVAPELSRRSIEETLLGRQAMKHPEEVRRYCLTALAHQPVEHCIALYLDQQLQLLACGELERGTLGRASVFPREVVREALRLHAGAIILAHNHPSGNPQPSAADCAFTQQLSQALALVDIRLVDHIIVARDQALSMAERGLI from the coding sequence ATGAACCTGCCCGATACCCTGCTCCCCTGCCAGCGCCCGAGAGAACGGCTGCTGCGTCTGGGCGCGCCATTATTGAACGATGCCGAACTGCTTGCGCTCTGCCTGCGCACCGGCAGACATGGGTGCAACGCCCTGGAATTGGCCCAGCGCCTGCTCACCCGCCATGGGGGGCTGCGCGGGATATTTGCCCTTTCCGCACAAGAGTTATGCACCGAACCCGGGCTGGGGGTGGCCAAGGCCTGCTCGCTGCTGGTGGCGCCTGAGCTGTCACGCCGCAGCATCGAAGAAACCCTGCTCGGGCGCCAGGCCATGAAACACCCGGAAGAGGTGCGGCGCTATTGCCTCACCGCCCTGGCCCACCAGCCAGTGGAACACTGCATTGCCCTTTATCTCGACCAGCAACTGCAATTGCTGGCCTGCGGCGAACTGGAGCGCGGCACCCTGGGACGCGCCTCGGTTTTTCCGCGGGAAGTGGTTCGTGAAGCGCTGCGGCTGCATGCCGGCGCGATCATCCTGGCGCACAACCACCCTTCCGGCAATCCGCAGCCCAGCGCCGCCGATTGCGCCTTTACGCAGCAATTGAGCCAGGCCCTGGCCCTGGTGGACATCCGGCTCGTGGACCACATCATCGTAGCGCGAGACCAGGCCCTATCGATGGCCGAGCGCGGCCTGATCTGA
- a CDS encoding FKBP-type peptidyl-prolyl cis-trans isomerase: MTVSIHSDSYLTLHYRVVLASGPAEGSVFSDTFDGRPATLQMGTGQWAPGMEAALLGRAEGEKFSFTLEPAQAYGDRNPDLLQKVTRSMLSQHAGEDASFSPGDLVEFAAPNGGRYSGVLKEINDEWALFDFNHPLAGTRLRVDVDILGVL, translated from the coding sequence ATGACTGTTTCGATCCATTCGGACTCCTACTTGACCCTGCACTATCGTGTCGTCTTGGCCTCAGGCCCGGCCGAAGGCTCGGTCTTCAGCGATACCTTTGATGGCCGTCCGGCCACTTTGCAGATGGGCACGGGCCAATGGGCTCCGGGTATGGAAGCCGCTTTGCTGGGCCGCGCCGAAGGTGAGAAATTCAGCTTCACGCTTGAGCCCGCGCAGGCTTACGGCGACCGTAATCCTGATCTGCTTCAGAAAGTCACGCGCAGCATGTTGTCGCAGCACGCGGGGGAGGACGCCAGCTTCAGTCCTGGCGATCTGGTCGAGTTTGCCGCTCCTAATGGTGGTCGCTATTCCGGCGTTCTGAAAGAAATCAATGATGAATGGGCCTTGTTTGATTTCAACCATCCTCTGGCCGGCACCCGGCTGAGGGTCGATGTCGATATTCTCGGAGTGCTTTGA